Proteins encoded together in one Chitinophaga varians window:
- a CDS encoding RidA family protein, with protein MTPTENFKALGLTLPPAPAPLGVYKPLLIDGKHVYVSGHGTVQDNGSLIIGRIGKDITKEEGKLAARQVGLAILSTLVANLGSLDNIKRVIKVLGMVNCVPEFEHHPYIINGCSELFAAVWGQENGVGVRSAVGFGSLPDNIPVEIEALFELY; from the coding sequence ATGACGCCCACTGAAAATTTTAAAGCACTGGGTCTTACGCTTCCACCTGCACCTGCACCGCTGGGCGTTTATAAACCGCTGCTGATAGATGGAAAACATGTGTATGTGTCTGGGCATGGTACCGTGCAGGACAACGGCAGCCTGATCATTGGCCGCATAGGAAAAGACATTACTAAGGAGGAAGGCAAACTGGCGGCCAGGCAGGTTGGATTGGCCATCCTCTCCACGCTGGTGGCCAACCTGGGCAGCCTCGATAACATCAAAAGAGTGATCAAGGTACTGGGAATGGTAAACTGCGTACCGGAATTTGAACACCATCCTTATATCATCAACGGCTGCAGCGAACTGTTTGCCGCGGTATGGGGACAGGAGAACGGCGTAGGCGTACGCAGCGCTGTTGGTTTTGGTTCCCTGCCCGATAATATTCCGGTAGAAATAGAAGCACTGTTTGAATTGTATTAA
- a CDS encoding gluconate:H+ symporter → MPLLIVIAAILLLVVLVTWCKINTFLSFLIVSLLMGLALRMEIGQITQSIQTGIGKTLGSLIVVIVCGGMLGKLVAESGAAQRIAGGLMRLLGPRYIQWSLMLTGFIVGIPLFYNIGFVLMVPLIFTVAAQTRLPAVYLGIPMLASLSVTHGYLPPHPSPTALVQQFQASMGLTLLYGILLAIPAIILAGPVFSRYLKKYTTEPGKMFVAPPLPEAELPAMLPSLLAAMLPVLLLAVTAMLKLWLPVGQLPYKLVTWLGDPLIVMLLAVLNGLYLLGVRRGVPSKKLLGMMDDAVKDIAVIILIIGGSGALTQLLHDSKVSEYIATTLRDLHMHPLILAWGIAAIIRVCIGSATVAGLTTAGIVAPLIATSGVNPNLMVLATGAGSLMFSHVNDAGFWMFKEYFNLSVKDTIKTWSVMETIVSVTGLIGSLLLSMIV, encoded by the coding sequence ATGCCATTATTGATCGTTATTGCTGCTATTCTCCTGTTAGTGGTACTGGTTACCTGGTGTAAGATAAATACCTTCCTGTCTTTCCTGATTGTTTCCCTGCTGATGGGACTGGCCCTGCGTATGGAAATCGGGCAAATTACCCAGTCCATACAAACGGGTATTGGCAAAACATTGGGCTCGTTGATCGTGGTGATCGTCTGCGGCGGCATGTTGGGCAAACTGGTGGCCGAAAGTGGCGCTGCGCAGCGGATTGCCGGTGGACTGATGCGTTTGCTGGGGCCGCGGTATATCCAGTGGTCGCTGATGCTGACAGGCTTCATTGTAGGCATACCGCTTTTTTACAACATCGGTTTTGTGCTGATGGTACCGCTGATATTTACTGTAGCAGCGCAGACCCGGCTGCCGGCGGTGTACCTGGGCATTCCCATGTTGGCCTCCCTGTCTGTTACCCATGGCTACCTGCCGCCGCATCCTTCTCCTACTGCTTTAGTGCAGCAGTTTCAGGCCAGTATGGGACTGACGCTGCTGTATGGTATTTTGCTGGCGATACCGGCTATTATCCTGGCAGGCCCGGTGTTTTCCCGTTATCTGAAAAAATATACTACAGAGCCGGGAAAGATGTTTGTCGCGCCGCCGCTGCCGGAAGCGGAGCTGCCGGCTATGTTGCCCAGCCTGTTGGCTGCAATGTTGCCGGTGTTATTGCTGGCGGTGACAGCGATGCTGAAACTATGGTTGCCCGTTGGTCAACTGCCATACAAGCTGGTCACCTGGCTGGGAGATCCGCTGATCGTGATGTTGCTGGCGGTGCTGAACGGCTTATACCTGCTGGGTGTTCGCCGCGGTGTGCCTTCAAAAAAACTACTCGGCATGATGGACGACGCCGTAAAAGATATAGCGGTGATCATTCTGATCATCGGTGGTTCGGGCGCGCTCACGCAGCTGTTGCACGACAGCAAGGTGAGCGAATATATCGCGACAACGCTGCGGGACTTGCATATGCATCCGTTAATACTGGCATGGGGCATTGCGGCGATCATACGTGTGTGTATAGGATCGGCTACTGTAGCGGGATTAACAACCGCAGGTATCGTTGCGCCACTGATTGCCACCTCCGGCGTAAATCCTAACCTCATGGTGCTGGCTACCGGCGCCGGCAGCCTGATGTTTTCACATGTTAATGATGCCGGTTTCTGGATGTTCAAGGAATACTTTAACTTGTCTGTGAAAGATACGATCAAAACATGGTCAGTGATGGAAACCATCGTTTCAGTAACGGGACTTATCGGTAGTTTGCTGCTGAGCATGATTGTCTAA
- a CDS encoding ABC transporter permease: MRFLDIFSLAYRSVSGNRLRTGLTVSIIAVGITVLVGILTAIDSMKNSIYSSFASMGANSFSLRNRDMQVHIGNDGDKASKGNKNQKKVRKSISNKPITYQEALAFKERYHFPATVSLNFRASGIATVYKDDKKTNPNVTVIGGDENYLDISNYTIRDGRNFNALDVSSGRNVAILGKDVAEKLFGRKLKNVVNNTIRVGDVRYRVIGVLESKGSSNLMSADNVVITTVNNTRRIFNRPNASYQIGVAVKDIKQMEAAQGEAIGTFRVVRQLALNDEDNFTLSKSDSIAEMLFQSLGTVNLFAVAIAAITLFGSAIGLMNIMLVSVAERTREIGVTKALGATSKTIRKQFLYEAIIISTMGGLFGALAGMLLGNVVSILLKSSFVIPWAWILVGIALCAAVGLVSGIYPAYKASKLDPIIALRYE; the protein is encoded by the coding sequence ATGCGGTTTTTAGATATATTTTCCCTTGCTTATCGTTCCGTGAGTGGCAACAGACTACGCACGGGTCTTACAGTGTCCATCATTGCTGTAGGTATCACAGTACTGGTGGGCATTTTAACGGCCATCGACAGTATGAAAAACAGTATTTACTCCAGCTTTGCCAGCATGGGGGCCAACAGTTTTTCGCTTCGTAACCGCGATATGCAGGTGCATATCGGGAACGATGGGGATAAAGCGTCCAAGGGCAATAAAAACCAGAAAAAGGTCAGAAAATCCATCAGCAATAAACCTATTACGTACCAGGAGGCGCTGGCTTTTAAAGAAAGGTATCATTTCCCTGCCACTGTGAGCCTTAACTTCAGGGCGAGCGGCATTGCCACTGTTTATAAAGATGATAAGAAAACGAACCCCAATGTGACCGTTATCGGCGGAGACGAAAACTATCTCGATATCTCCAACTATACGATCCGTGACGGCCGCAATTTTAACGCACTGGACGTGTCGTCCGGGCGTAATGTGGCCATATTGGGTAAAGATGTGGCGGAGAAACTGTTTGGCCGCAAGCTTAAGAACGTGGTGAATAACACCATCCGTGTGGGCGACGTGCGTTACCGCGTCATCGGCGTACTGGAAAGCAAAGGCAGCAGTAATTTAATGAGTGCGGACAACGTAGTGATTACTACGGTCAACAATACACGAAGAATCTTCAACCGGCCTAACGCCTCTTATCAGATAGGCGTGGCCGTTAAGGACATTAAACAAATGGAGGCTGCACAGGGAGAAGCCATTGGTACCTTCCGTGTAGTCCGCCAGCTGGCCCTGAACGATGAAGATAACTTTACACTGAGCAAGAGCGATAGTATCGCAGAGATGCTGTTCCAGAGCCTTGGCACGGTGAACCTGTTCGCGGTGGCCATCGCGGCGATAACGCTCTTTGGTTCTGCCATCGGGTTGATGAACATTATGCTGGTATCTGTGGCCGAAAGAACGCGCGAAATAGGTGTTACCAAGGCTTTGGGCGCTACCAGCAAGACTATCCGCAAACAATTCCTCTACGAAGCCATTATCATCAGTACCATGGGGGGCCTTTTTGGCGCCCTGGCGGGCATGCTGCTGGGCAATGTCGTGTCCATACTACTGAAATCTTCTTTTGTCATCCCCTGGGCATGGATTTTAGTTGGTATTGCCCTCTGTGCCGCTGTAGGACTGGTTTCCGGCATTTACCCCGCTTATAAGGCCTCTAAACTGGACCCTATTATCGCTTTACGTTACGAATAG